One segment of Xiphias gladius isolate SHS-SW01 ecotype Sanya breed wild chromosome 1, ASM1685928v1, whole genome shotgun sequence DNA contains the following:
- the ap3s2 gene encoding AP-3 complex subunit sigma-2 has translation MIKAILIFNNHGKPRLIRFYQYFAEDMQQQIIRETFHLVSKRDDNVCNFLEGGSLIGGSDYKLIYRHYATLYFVFCVDSSESELGILDLIQVFVETLDKCFENVCELDLIFHMDKVHYILQEVVMGGMVLETNMNEIVAQVEVQNRMEKSEGGLSAAPARAVSAVKNMNLPEIPRNINIGDINIKVPSLSPF, from the exons ATGATTAAAGCCATCTTGATATTTAACAACCACGGAAAACCGCGGCTGATCAGATTCTATCAGTATTTT GCGGAGGACATGCAGCAGCAGATAATTCGGGAGACTTTCCATTTGGTATCTAAGAGAGACGACAATGTCTGCAACTTCTTGGAGGGTGGAAG tctcattgGTGGCTCCGATTACAAGCTGATCTACCGGCACTACGCAACCCTCTACTTTGTCTTCTGTGTGGACTCATCTGAGAGCGAGCTCGGCATTCTCGACCTGATCCAG GTGTTTGTGGAAACCCTAGATAAATGCTTCGAAAACGTCTGTGAGCTGGACCTCATATTCCACATGGACAAG GTCCATTACATCTTACAGGAAGTGGTGATGGGAGGAATGGTTCTGGAGACCAACATGAATGAGATCGTCGCTCAGGTGGAGGTGCAGAACCGCATGGAGAAGTCAGAG GGAGGTCTGTCAGCGGCCCCCGCTCGCGCCGTCTCTGCTGTGAAGAACATGAACCTGCCTGAGATTCCCCGTAACATCAACATCGGAGACATCAATATCAAAGTGCCGAGCCTCTCCCCGTTCTGA